The Thiorhodovibrio litoralis genome includes a window with the following:
- a CDS encoding flagellar hook-length control protein FliK, translated as MMGTQNTAVESRSGLAGLFGAQGALASGDFAADGEFAEALQGQLGGLLAELGVDPKSLEGMDINAMLAQLQALLKGQLDAAGGEGLPLDADALQGFAADALGLLQEGGESSGAAISLSALKLFLQANGEQEGGSEEDLEAQAALAALLQQWTGQSNAVPGDSLHESPQGDLLAQLQKFLSNGQIKEVDDVPKELLAQLRQLLSSGQFADADGDGAQADMLAQLRRLLTQGPMGDAGGAESRRQVFDLLSQAFSERSGDVSGADSLALLKASLTANTRGSEQTNAAAEGAKAFDLARLLTPDGARQFADRLAMIAQARAGMAELKLHPPSLGSMEVRVSMDADRAHVHFVSANPAVRDLLEAALPRLREALAQDGISLGDASVSDQPPQRRDEASGEGAAAGDGEGGGDTDGEALLAAEGPVASSTLSALARKLDLFA; from the coding sequence AGGGCAACTCGGCGGGCTGTTGGCCGAGCTTGGTGTCGATCCCAAATCGCTCGAGGGCATGGACATCAACGCCATGCTCGCGCAGCTCCAGGCACTGCTGAAGGGGCAACTCGATGCCGCCGGCGGCGAGGGATTGCCGCTTGATGCCGATGCGTTGCAAGGGTTTGCTGCCGATGCCCTTGGTCTGCTGCAAGAGGGGGGTGAGTCTTCCGGTGCGGCCATCTCCCTGTCAGCGTTGAAGCTCTTTTTGCAGGCCAATGGCGAGCAGGAGGGAGGCTCCGAAGAAGATCTTGAGGCGCAGGCAGCGCTGGCGGCCTTGTTGCAACAATGGACAGGGCAGTCGAATGCGGTGCCAGGTGACTCCCTGCATGAAAGCCCACAGGGTGATCTGCTCGCGCAGCTGCAAAAGTTTTTGTCAAATGGGCAAATTAAGGAAGTCGATGACGTTCCAAAGGAGCTCCTGGCCCAGTTGCGGCAGTTGTTATCAAGTGGGCAATTTGCAGATGCCGATGGTGACGGTGCGCAGGCAGATATGCTGGCTCAGCTGCGTCGGTTGTTGACGCAAGGACCAATGGGCGATGCCGGAGGCGCGGAAAGTCGCAGACAGGTGTTTGACCTGCTTTCGCAGGCATTTTCAGAACGCAGTGGCGATGTTTCGGGCGCAGACTCCTTGGCGCTGCTCAAGGCTTCGTTGACGGCCAATACTCGGGGCAGTGAGCAGACCAATGCGGCGGCGGAAGGCGCCAAGGCTTTTGATCTCGCGCGCTTGCTGACGCCTGATGGTGCCAGGCAGTTTGCTGACCGGCTGGCAATGATTGCGCAGGCGCGAGCCGGCATGGCCGAGCTCAAGCTGCATCCGCCAAGCCTTGGTAGCATGGAAGTGCGGGTGAGCATGGATGCCGACAGGGCCCACGTCCATTTCGTTTCCGCCAATCCTGCGGTGCGCGATCTGCTCGAAGCGGCGCTGCCGCGTTTGCGCGAGGCGCTGGCGCAGGACGGCATTTCGCTTGGCGATGCGTCCGTCTCCGATCAGCCACCGCAACGTCGCGATGAGGCGAGCGGCGAGGGCGCCGCTGCGGGTGATGGCGAAGGTGGCGGCGACACTGACGGCGAAGCGCTCTTAGCCGCCGAGGGGCCGGTTGCCAGCAGCACCCTCTCCGCGCTCGCGCGCAAGCTCGATCTGTTTGCCTGA